The Polyangiaceae bacterium genomic interval GGCGCCGAAGCGGCCGTCGTGATGGGCATGATGGTGCTCGTGACCGGTCCGCTCTGGGCGGCGAAGGCATGGGGCGTCTATTGGACGTGGGATCCGCGCCTGACGACGTCGATGCTCCAGGTGCTCATCTACATCTCGTACGTCGTGCTGCGATCGTTTGCCGGTGATGGCGATGCCGAGCGCAAGTTTGCCGCGGCGCTTGGAGTGCTTGGCGCGGCAAACCTGCCGATCATTCGGTATTCGGTGCAGAAGTGGGGCGGCAATCACCCGACGGTGATCTCCTCGGGCGGCGGCGGGCTTGGGCATCCCGACATGAAGCTCGCGCTCTACTTGGGCTTTGCCACGTTCGCTCTTTTGACGGTGCTTTTGATTTGGTCCCGTTATCGCCTCGAGGTCGCGAAAAACCGGCTCCAGGAAATCGAAGAAGAGGCGCTCGAGCTCGGGCTTGGTGAGGAGTAGTCGCGATGCAAGCTGAAGACACGGCAGGAAAGTACGAAGCACCCGCGCCCGGCAAGGCACCTCCACCGAAGTCGGCGGACGATCGATCGACGGCGTTTCGTCCGGTCGAAGGCGGAACGCAAATGCAGAGCGGCGAGAAGCTTCTCGTCGAGGCTTACGCGGCGATCTGGATCATCACGCTCATCTTCATCGTGTCGCTCTTCCGGCGTCAGAAGCGAGTCGATCAGCGCATCGCATCGCTCGAGGTTGCGCTCGAGAAAGCTCGCGGGCGGGGCGGATCGCAATGAACGACATTACGCAGATCACGCCCGAGCACGTGATATTCATCCCCAGCGTCCTGCTGCTGGGGCTCGTGATTGGCTACACGCTGGGAGCGCGCGCGGTGCGTGCCGAGTTGGACAAGCGCAGGAGCAGGATGAAGGAGTAGGACCGTGTTGGATTTTTCGCTCTCCGAAGAGCATCGCAGCCTCATCGAAACCTGCCGCCGTTTTACCAAGGAGCGCATCATTCCGATCGCGGCCGAGTGCGATCGCGAGAGTCGTTTCCCCATGGATGTCTTCCGTGACGCCTGGGAGCTTGGACTGCTGAACCCGACGATTCCCGCTGAATACGGCGGTGCGGGTATGGGCGAGCTCGAGAATACGCTCATCACGGAAGAGCTTGCATATGGCTGCACGGGCATCGAAACGAGCATGCTTGCCAATGGTCTCGCGCTGACGCCCATCAAGCTCGGTGGCACCGAAGAGCAGAAAAAGAAGTACTTCGGCAAGCTGGTCGCCGAGCCGATCATGGCGAGTTATGCGACGAGCGAGCCGGATGCGGGCAGTGACGTCGCGGGCCTCAAGACGCGTTTTTCCAAGCACGGCGACGACTACGTCTTGAATGGACAGAAGTGCTGGATCACGAACGCGAGTTACGCGAGCTTCTACGTGATTTTCGCGACGAGCAACCCCGACCTTCGGCACAAGGGCATCGCCGCGTTCATCGTCGATCGCGACACGCCAGGACTACGCGTGGGCAAGAAAGAGGACAAACTCGGCCAGCGCGCGAGCGACACGGCGCAAGTGTTCCTCGATGATGTCGTCGTTCCGAAGGCAAACCTTTTGGCGCCCGAGGGTAAGGGCTTCAAGCTCGCGATGGAGACGTTCAATCAGACGCGTCCCGACATTGGAGCTGCGGCGACGGGCCTCATGCGCCGGTGC includes:
- the ccsA gene encoding cytochrome c biogenesis protein CcsA, which encodes MAMNEPAASRTTNGGRSTSTTDMAFYALVLLAAIAFAVTIHVIFYRVPVEATMGIVQKIFYFHVPAAISMYLGAIACFIGSAGYLARGTRNWDALARSGAEAAVVMGMMVLVTGPLWAAKAWGVYWTWDPRLTTSMLQVLIYISYVVLRSFAGDGDAERKFAAALGVLGAANLPIIRYSVQKWGGNHPTVISSGGGGLGHPDMKLALYLGFATFALLTVLLIWSRYRLEVAKNRLQEIEEEALELGLGEE
- a CDS encoding CcmD family protein, yielding MQAEDTAGKYEAPAPGKAPPPKSADDRSTAFRPVEGGTQMQSGEKLLVEAYAAIWIITLIFIVSLFRRQKRVDQRIASLEVALEKARGRGGSQ
- a CDS encoding acyl-CoA dehydrogenase family protein, coding for MLDFSLSEEHRSLIETCRRFTKERIIPIAAECDRESRFPMDVFRDAWELGLLNPTIPAEYGGAGMGELENTLITEELAYGCTGIETSMLANGLALTPIKLGGTEEQKKKYFGKLVAEPIMASYATSEPDAGSDVAGLKTRFSKHGDDYVLNGQKCWITNASYASFYVIFATSNPDLRHKGIAAFIVDRDTPGLRVGKKEDKLGQRASDTAQVFLDDVVVPKANLLAPEGKGFKLAMETFNQTRPDIGAAATGLMRRCLDECIAYAKERKTFGTAIANHQLIQWMIAEMAIRTEGTRLLYQKAAWNLDNGVRDPIVSSFAKAYGADSAMQTAVDAVQVFGGNGFVKEYPVEKLMRDAKVLQIYEGTSQIQRIVIAKQLLA